AGGGAGTTTGAAGCGTGAATATTGTTTGAAAAAGCCCCTATAATCGAGTTCATGCTCTTGAGCTGCTGGTTGTTCAGTTTCGAAAAGTCGGCAGCTTCGGATTTTATTTTTGTTTCGAGCATGGAAAGCATTTTACCGTTATCAGCAATTTTTACAGATGCACTTTCAATTGTTGATGTCGGATCATAAGAAATGTCATTTACAAATGCCTGAACATCAATTTTTTTCATGCCAGTGCATTCAACACCTTTCGCTGTGCGGGAAGCCAGTTTCAAGTTCTCATCCATTGTAGCGATGGTAGTTCCTACAACTGATTGGAGTGCTCTGGTCTGGCTTAAAGATGAAAGCATTTCCTTGCGGATTTCCTGAGTTTTCTTGGCCAGTTGCTTTGCTGTATCCAGCTGGTCCAGAATCTGTTCAACAGAATCTTTAGGCTTTTCCTTGCCGTCTTTTGCATTAGCAGCCCCACCTTTCTGTGCTGTCTTTGTTGTGTCTGCTGTTTTTTGGGTTGAGTTGTTATCAGTAGTTCCGAAGACTGCTCCGAAGAAACCTCCAACAGCATCAGCCACAGCATCACCTGAGCTGCTTCCGGAAGTTCCGGGAGTGCTGACTGCTTTTACCGGTTTTGAATTGCTCTTGCTGTGTGCTATTTTATTTTGTTTCTTGACCGGAACTTCTTCTTTCAAATCAACCACTATAGTTCGGCCATGGGCTGTTCCGGGATTAGCTATGCAGAGATCCGCTGAAATATATCCTGTGAAGTCCTGACCCTTGACTTTATAATAATTATTTTCCAGCCCGATCAGGTATAGCTCGGTAGAAGGGGCTAATGAACGTATCTTAGGTGAGTTGGAACTGCTTTCTGAAAAAATAGTGGCTTTTTTGGTGTTATGACCAGCAATGCTTACGTAGGATTGGAAATCAAGATGGATAAGTTTGTAGTATATATATCCTAACGCGCCATCATCACTTTCTCTTTTAATCTGGTACCAGTTGCCGTGTTTTCCGGTTACTATAATTTTTGTTTTATTTGCGAGAGTTGTGACTTTAGAAGACTTACTCGTAGCCTTGCTTCTGACGTTGCAGACTGATTTTGTGAATCCTGTCATCACCGGCGTCATAGTGATAGTTTTTTGGGTTACTACCGGCTTTTCAAGTGTATGGGGCTGTTTGGGACATCCGGCCAGCATGAATGTCAGACACAATAATGCAAGGTAAATCAGCTTCATTTTCATCAAAAAATCCTCCCCCTAAATTCTGCAAGCATTTTCTCCTGCTTCCCCCGGAGAATAAATAATTAAATACATTTTTCTATTTAATTATTTGTATGACTTTGGAGCTTAATGCTTAAAGATAGTATTATACGGATACTTTTATAAATTGTTATAATACACCATTCCTTTTCATATTTTTAACTATTTTTGAAGTATTTTTTATACAAAGTATAAAATATGTATCCCGCATAAAAAAATCCCGCCGATTTAAAAATCAGCGGGACTATATTTCCAATTAATTTTATTTTTATATCTGGTCGCCGGTTTTCCCGAATCTTCTCTGCCTGCTGGAAAAATTCTCAAGAGCCTTATCCAGCTCGGCACTGTCAAAATCGGGCCAGTAGACATCGGTAAAATACAGTTCCGAATAGGCTGCCTGAAAGAGCAGATAATTCGACAACCGCTGCTCTCCGCTGGTGCGGATAATCAGGTCAGGATCTGGCTGACCTGAAGTGTACAGATGCTCGGAAATGGTTTCATCAGTAATATCTTTAAAAGAAATCCCTGATTCAGCAATATTTTTAAAAGCTCTGACCAGCTCGTCCCGGCCTGAATAGTTCAAGGCCAGATTAAGAGTCATACCCCGGCAGTTTTTTGTTTTATTGATAGTATGGGCAACTACCTGCCGTACACCAAAAGGAAAATCTGATAGCTCTCCAAGGACTTTTAAACGGATATCCTGTTCTTGAAGACTCCTGAGTTCCTTTTTAAGAAACAGGGTAAGCAGGTCAAAAAGCTGTGCTATTTCATCTTTAGGCCTTGCCCAGTTTTCTTTGGAGAACGTGTAGAGAGTAAGATGCCCTATACCGAGTTCTCTGCATCTGGTGACAAGATTCTTAGCTGTTTCTGTTCCGGCTCTATGACCTTCACTGCGTGATAGTCCGCGTGCTTTAGCCCATCTGCCATTGCCATCCATTATGACAGCGAGGTGTTCAGGCAGCATTCTTTAAATTTCCAATATTTCCTTTTCTTTGGCAGCAAAGGAGCTGTCACATTTTTTTACGTAATCATCGGTCAGCTTCTGAACATTGTCCTGTCCGCTGTGCATATCGTCTTCAGATATGTCTTTGTCTTTTTCGAGCTTTTTCAGGCTGTCATTCAGATCACGGCGAACGTTGCGCAGGGCAACCTTGGCATCTTCAGTATACTTTTTAGCTATTTTAACCAGCTCCTTACGTCTTTCTTCTGTAAGGGGAGGGATGGAAATGCGAATTACTTTACCATCATTAACCGGATTAAGTCCGAGGTCGGAGCGCAGAATAGCTTTTTCAATATCGCTGAAAGCGTTGCGGTCCCATGGTTGAATAGTAATAGTACGTGAATC
The window above is part of the Maridesulfovibrio bastinii DSM 16055 genome. Proteins encoded here:
- the frr gene encoding ribosome recycling factor; this translates as MIKELISDGTKRMEGALNSLEGDFAKLRTGRASSSLVEDISVDYYGTPTPIVQLASVAVPDSRTITIQPWDRNAFSDIEKAILRSDLGLNPVNDGKVIRISIPPLTEERRKELVKIAKKYTEDAKVALRNVRRDLNDSLKKLEKDKDISEDDMHSGQDNVQKLTDDYVKKCDSSFAAKEKEILEI
- a CDS encoding isoprenyl transferase gives rise to the protein MLPEHLAVIMDGNGRWAKARGLSRSEGHRAGTETAKNLVTRCRELGIGHLTLYTFSKENWARPKDEIAQLFDLLTLFLKKELRSLQEQDIRLKVLGELSDFPFGVRQVVAHTINKTKNCRGMTLNLALNYSGRDELVRAFKNIAESGISFKDITDETISEHLYTSGQPDPDLIIRTSGEQRLSNYLLFQAAYSELYFTDVYWPDFDSAELDKALENFSSRQRRFGKTGDQI
- a CDS encoding SH3 domain-containing protein yields the protein MKMKLIYLALLCLTFMLAGCPKQPHTLEKPVVTQKTITMTPVMTGFTKSVCNVRSKATSKSSKVTTLANKTKIIVTGKHGNWYQIKRESDDGALGYIYYKLIHLDFQSYVSIAGHNTKKATIFSESSSNSPKIRSLAPSTELYLIGLENNYYKVKGQDFTGYISADLCIANPGTAHGRTIVVDLKEEVPVKKQNKIAHSKSNSKPVKAVSTPGTSGSSSGDAVADAVGGFFGAVFGTTDNNSTQKTADTTKTAQKGGAANAKDGKEKPKDSVEQILDQLDTAKQLAKKTQEIRKEMLSSLSQTRALQSVVGTTIATMDENLKLASRTAKGVECTGMKKIDVQAFVNDISYDPTSTIESASVKIADNGKMLSMLETKIKSEAADFSKLNNQQLKSMNSIIGAFSNNIHASNSLYQFSMDKSGDIILSIDRAINSYKDKAGPLTIEATKQIAILSLISAQIAAQISQLQSNPWLAITLLGELKMVSTQVPELIGLFKDFVADYNYIESNSGIITEQSKKINSVIMTARRKNSQITTQLEKYYKKKLALSKRLKKSFARKSSASFKDASAKAGKESFTEEELS